The stretch of DNA GCCGTCTGGTGGGCTGGATCGGTGATTTTGGCGTTCATATGGCCAGTATTGTTTCTTTTAATGCAGTGTTGATGGCTTGGTATGGCGTGAACTTTGTTCTAGGCACTGGTTTACATAGCTATGGCTTTGGGACTGGTGGGTCTGAATTGCTAATTGCTGGGGTTGTGGGGCTAGACCTTTTACTCGTTCTAATTACGGCAACGAAGCACAAAGGTTGGTTCAAATCTTCTGAAACGGAACCTTTAACCACCGTCGAAAATCCCAACTAACTCACCTTGATCTCCCATTGAGTTTTGTGATGGGGGTGCAGTTATGTATTCCTTTTTGATATTCCATATCCACACATCTACCATGTAGGGGTTTAACATGTTAAACCCCTACCAACTTGGGCTACGTGGTTAAAAATATCAGTCAAGTTTGATGCCACGAATCGAAAAATCCAGTAGCTCCATGGGATGCCAGAGTTGAATCTCTTCACCTTGCTGTTGCAGGTGTTTTTTTATTTGGAGACTACAACCCGGATTCGCTGAAATAATCACCTTTGCACCAGTTTTTGATAGATTCTTAGCTTTGCGATCGCCGAGCTCATCGGCAATATCTGGTTGCAACAGATTAAAAACACCAGCGCTGCCACAACATAAAGTATGGTCTGCCGCTTCGCGCAGTTGGACATGGGGAATAGAACGGAGTAACTGACGGGGTTGCTCCGAGATTTTTTGGCCGTGGAGTAGATGGCACGCATCTTGGTAGGCAACGGGTAACGGTGCGTCAGTTACCGGAGACAACTCAGCAGTTAAGCCCACTTCAGCCAGAAATTCTTGTACATCCCGTACTTTTGCCGCAAACTCTACAGCTTTTTCTGCATAGTCGGGATCGTCTTTTAAAATTCGGCCATATTCCTTGAGGGTATGTCCACAGCCGGCGGCGTTAATCATAATAAAATCAACATTTTGGTCGGCAAAACTATCAATCATTTGACGGGCGATCGCCTGAGCCTGCCCATCTTGACCTTGGTGAGCCGGTAAAGCGCCGCAACATCCTTGGCTTGTGGGAATGACAACTTCACAGCCGTTGGCCGTTAAAATCCTTGCCGTCGCTTCATTGACTGGCGAGAAAAAGAGCCGTTGCACACAGCCTAAAAGCATCCCCACCCGATATCTTTGTTCACCTTTTGCTGCAATCACTGTGGGCAAATTTTGTTTGGCTTGGGCAAGATTAACCCTAGGCAAAATCATTTCCATGGCCTCTAGCCTTGCCGAAATTTTTAAGATTCCCAACTTACGCACAAGCCACTGCAAACCAGAATTTTGGTAGAACCACAGCAACGGCAATAATAATCTCAACCTTGCCGGGTAGGGAAATAAATTAAAAATCAGCCAACGAAAGAGGCGATCGCCCAACGGTCTTTGATAATTTCGTTCAATTTGGGATCGCATGGAAGTTAAAAGTTCGTCATAACTCACCCCCGACGGACAAGCCGAAGTACAGGCCAGACAACCCAAACAGCTATCAAAATGCTTTACTGTCGCTGCATTAATTTCCGCCTCACCCTTGGCGATCGCATCCATTAGATAAATACGACCGCGGGGAGAATCCATCTCTGAACCTAAAACCCTATAGCTTGGACAAGTATCCAAACAAAACCCACAGTGCACACAGCTGTCGATCTCCTTTTGCTCTGGCGGATTGGCCGCATCAAAACTATTTATTTGAGGTTCAGAAAGAGTCATAGTTCATAACCATAGGTCTTGAGTCACTATACCAAGGGAAAAGGGTATCAAAATACACACCCTAGGGGTTTACACCACAACACTTTATTCACTTGATAGGCTGCACGACTTTTACCAAGGCTTTGGGTGTTACCCATTCAAACTGGTTAAATCCATGGAGATTACGCGATTCGTCGCGGAACAGATCATCAAGAGAACAACTTTTCAAGGGGGTTCTGATGTTTTAGAAGTTTTAATGTTGAAGTCTGAAAATCTGCGTACAGTAGAACTCCACGCAGTTGCAGAGTCTTTGCAGTTGAGTTCGAAGGATTCAGTCCCCCTAAATCCCCCTTACAACGGGAGATTGGCATTTTCCAGTTGTTTCACTGTTTTTTGAAATGATTATAACTCTCAATTTTTGCCTACATTTCTTGGGTAAAAAAAAGTCGCCCTTACTCTGCTTCTGTGGTGCTAGTGTTGGGATCTCTTAAACCAAAGCGAATTTTAAAGCCAGAATTGTGGGATTCACTTTGTGGTGCGTCGGCTGTCGCTTCGTCTTGTACTGGACGAAATTCAACATCTATTTTTTCGTCGTCAGATAGGGTCAGTGCCTGCACATCTGCATAGGGATTTGAGGTAAATCTGATGGGGGTGAATTCGTTGGTAATTTGTGTTGGCCACATGATTGTCTCTGTCTTTTGGGCGATCGCCTCAGAAGGGGACAAAGAAAAGACCATACCTGTGGCGAAGAGGGTAGTTACTAGCCAAAATTTCGGAGCTGCTTGAATAATCATGGGTGTTGTGGGGGGTAACGGCTTGTTATGGGCGTAGCGCTTATGTTCATGTTACCCAGAAGCTTTGGGGGATCTGCTCGTTACCGGCGGGATTATCAGTAAATCTAAAGAATCAACCAAAAAGCCATCCCAAAAAACGGAATAAATCTAGCACTTTGCCAAATACTATCCTTGGGATTAAGGTCGCCCAGCAAAAAAATCTGGAACAGCCAAAAACAAATTAGATCGATGATAAAGGCAATACTTAATCGACTGTCGGTCATTTGCTGAAGGAAATATTGCAGGCGATCGCCCCCATCACCAAATTCTGGGCGAGCTAAACCAAACCAACCAAAGGCGACCATCCCAACCACTAAAGCGACAAAGGCAAAACCTCTAGCAATTAATTTTTGCTGCGGTACAAACGGTTTGGGTGAAATCTGCCTGCGTAAAGCCATATAGGGAATCAAAAAAACATTGGTCAAAAACATCCCCAAGGACCACAAAACAGTCCGCGGTAAATGCTCCCCCCGGCGATCGCACCACAGCACTGGAAGAAACATAAACATCCAAGCCACCGCAACATTAAACAACGCCTCATCAACCGGATTCAGTACAGGCGCAAGCATCATTTCCATGCCAAATCGGTTTAACAACGGCAACACAAAAAAGAAATTAAGGGACTCCGCTTTGATTTCCTGCCATGTTTCCGGCTGAATTTGCCAAACAGGTTCACCACCAAACGGCATTCCCGACGGCGCAAAAAGTAACGCGCCAACATACACCACCCACAAAAGCCACAGCCAATTGCGATTTCCCATCACCACTCTCCCCAACGCTATTCCTTAATATCCAATGTTCCGAACCTTTAGCGGCGATCGCCACCTTCAAAAAAATCAAATTAAAGACTAAACAGCGTTTTTAAACGATGCCGCACCCAATTCACAATATTGACTTCCTGCTCATCCGACGGCAAACAACCTTTTTCCTGCATTTCCCGTTTCCGCCGAATCAACTCCTCTTGATGATTACTCAGCTCCTCAACCAAAGCCTCATGGAAATCCGGATGCTTTTGGAGCAACACTTTAAAATTTTGATTCGTAATAGCAAACAACAAAGTATTTTCTAAAGCCTTTGCCGTTGCCGTTCGAGGGACACCCAGCATTAAAGACATTTCCCCAAAAAAATTGCCCGCCTCTAAAATCGCCAACTGTTTTTTTAGGGTTTCTGCATACACCTCGATGCGACCCGACAAAATAATATAAAACGCATCACCGGGGTCATTTTCCCGAAATAAAACCTCTCTATCCTTAAGGGGTTTTAATCTGCCAATCTCAATGATTTGTCGTAGCCTAAACTCACTCAGATGACTAAAATAAACCACCTTTTTTAGCGCTGCACGAATCGAGATCTGCGGCTCACTAATCGAAGTATGCTTAACCGCAGAAATCGTTTTTTTCTCCGGCAAATTTGTCTCTGGCACATGATCCGCTACATTTGATTTAAAAGCCGAAAAATTAATATTATGCAACCATAATTCTCGCTGGGGGAAAGGAATTTTAATCTGATTTTCTCGAAATTTATATTCAATTGTAAAATGGAGCGAACTGGTGATTTCTTCCTTAAAACCCATCTGATCACTTTCAATCCAAACCCATAATTCAAAGCATAGGGCATTATCTCCAAAGCCAACAAAAACAACCTGGGGAGAAGGAATTTGTAAAATACTTTGATCCAAATATGCCGCTACCAATAAGACTTCAGTGACTAAAGTTGTGTCGCTGTCATAGGCAACGGTTACAGGAATTTTGAGGCGAACATGGTCAGTTTCATAGTGAAAGTTAATAATTTGATTTTCGACAAAATGACTATTGGGAATAACGACAGAAGAGCCATCTTTTTTCTTTAGCACGATCGCCCTTGTTGAAATCTCTTGGACAAAGCCACATAAATCACCAAGTTTGACATAGTCTCCGGTTTTTATTTTCCGCTCTGTGAGTAATGTTAATCCACTGACAAAGTTCTTGGTGAAGTCCTGGAAACCCAAGCCAATACCAATGCCGAGACCACCGCCAATGACTGCCAAAATAGATACATCAAAGCCCGTTGTTTGTAGAATAACAAGGAGCAAAAAGAAACCAATACCATAACTAATAAAGTTTGAGATAATATAGCGGCTACCTTTATCAACAATTACTTTTTTTAGCCCTCGATCCTTTAGGAAGCGGCTCAGGTAACTGGCGAGAATAAAGGTGATAATAATGAAGAAAAAAAGCTGTACAATTTCAATTAGTGAAACCGTAGAACGTCCGACTTGAAATTCGATTGTTTGGACGAGGTTAAGCAGTTTGCCGACAAAATTCCACATGGATGATCCGCTAATGTTTTGGGTCACTACTTTGTATTTTCGCTGATTTCTTGGTTATTCTGGGGATTTCCCGTGGCCGTGGGTCGCCATGATGTCGCAATAATTTTTACAAAAAATGTCTGGCGATCGCCCCTTTGTTTTAAGATGAGAATGATTATCACTTTTGAAAGAATTAACAATGCTAGTTCGACAAAAAATCATTTTGTCTGGTGTTTTGGTAGGCCTCAGCTTCGGTGCCGTGGCCTGTGGCGGTGAAGTAGTGCAAGCACCCCAAGAAGCGGTGGTCGAGGAGGAGCAACAGGAAGAGGAGCGCCTTAATGTGATGGTGAGTATTTTGCCACAGCAATATTTTGTGGAAAAAATCGGGGGCGATCGCGTAAATGTGCAGGTAATGGTGCCGGCGGGGACGGAGGCCGAAACCTATGAGCCAAAGCCGCAACAGTTGACCGATTTAAGTCAGGCGGATGCCTACATTGCGACGGGTATTTTCTTTGAGGAGATTTGGGCAGAACGAATTAAAACGGCAAATTCGGAGATGGTGCTCATCGATAGCTCTGCGGGCATCGAAAAAATGACAATGGTGGCCCATAGCCACGCCCACCATGACCACGGTGAGGGAGAACATTCTGACCATAACCATGGCCATGGAGAGGAACATGCAGCCCACGGCGATGACTTAAAAGATCCCCACACGTGGCTCTCACCAAAATTAGCGAAGGTTCACGCTCAAAATATTTATGATGTTCTGGTAGAGCTAGAGCCTGCTTCTGAGGCCTTCTTTAAAGAAAATTTAGAGGCTCTCCTTGTGGAAATTGATGAGTTGAATCAGGCGATCGCCGCCGCATTAGACAATCTATCCAGCCGTAAATTTTTAGTCTTTCACCCAGCGTGGGGATACTTTGCGGAAGACTATGACCTAGAGCAGATTCCCATTGAAGTGGAAGGTCAGGAGCCGAGTGCAGCGGAGTTGGCAGAATTAATCAAGGTGGCTCAGGCTGAAAATATCCGAGTTATTTTTGCCCAATACCAATTTAATTCCCAATCTGCCCAAACCATTGCTGATGAAATTGGGGGCGAAGTTGTTTTTATTGATCCGCTTTCCCCCGACTGGGCTAATAACCTCAAGGCGATCGCCGCAGAAATTGTCGCCGCGAATGCCAACTAGTTTTTTTACCATTTGATTGTCTTACATACCCAACATGACAAGTGTAATTTCCCTCGAAAATGTCACGGCAGGCTACCCCCAAACCCCGGTGCTCGAAAATATTAATTTAACCATTAACCATTTGGATTTTATGGGCATAATCGGCCCCAACGGTGGCGGTAAAACAACCTTACTTAAGGTATTACTCGGTCTCCTTAAACCCCAGCGAGGCAGCGTCAAAATCCTTGATAAGTCCGTAGAACAGGGACGCAGATATATTGGCTATGTACCGCAACTGCTCGAACTGGATCATACTTTCCCCATCAAGGTCAAAGATGTGGTGAGTATGGGTCGCCTCGGTAAACGGAGACTCTTCCGGCGTTACAACAAAAAAGACCATGACATTGTGCGGCGATCGCTCGATCAAGTCGGTATGGCCGATAAGGGCGATCGCCCCATTGGCGAGTTGTCCGGGGGAGAACGGCAGCGGGTTTATGTGGCGCGGGCTTTAGCCTCAGAACCCCAAATTTTATTACTAGACGAACCGACGGCAAATGTAGACTCGCGGATACAAGCCAGCATTTATGAATTGCTCAAACATTTAAATCAGTACATGACCATCATCATGATTTCCCACGACCTTGGGGCTGTGTCGTCCTATGTGAAAACGGTGGGCTGTCTCAATAAAACTCTCCATTACCACCACAATAAAGTGATTACGCCCCAGATGATCGAGGCGACCTATCAATGTCCCGTTGATCTGATTGCCCATGGTGTCCCCCACCGCGTTTTCCCTGACCACAATGGCGATGTTGATGCGCCTCCCTCTGTTCATTCCCACGATTGCAACCATGTTTGAAGCGCTCCAGTTTGAATTTATGCAAAATGCCCTGATGGCTGGGGTTTTGGTGAGCATCGCCTGTGGCATTGTTGGTACTTTTGTGGTGGTTAACCGCATTGTTTTTATTAGTGGCGGCATTGCCCATGCGGCCTATGGTGGTATTGGTCTTGGCTATTTTTTCAAGTTCAATCCCGTTTGGGGGGCGATCGCCTTTGCTCTAGTGTCAGCAATGGGGATGGGCTGGGTTGAACAAAAAACCAAACAACGTAGCGATACTCTGATCGGTGTCATGTGGGCGATCGGTATGGCGATCGGTATTATTCTCATCGACCTCACCGACGGCTATAAAGCCGGTTTAGAAAGCTATCTCTTTGGGAGTTTGCTCGCTGTACCCCGCCAAGATTTATGGTTAATGTTGGGTCTTGATATTCTGATCATCGGCATTGTCACCTTGCTCTACAAAGAATTTCTCGCCATCTCCTTTGACTGTACCTATGCCATTACCCGTAACTTGCCTACCGATATACTTTATCTATTGCTGGTGGGCTTAATTGCTCTCACTGTCGTGATGGTGATGCAAATCGTCGGACTGATTATGGTGATTGCTCTCCTGACAATCCCCGCGGCGATCGCCGGACAATGGCGCACCGAAATCAAAGAAATAATGATGTTTTCCAGTTTATTGGGGATGCTCTTCACGACTATGGGATTATGGATGTCTTATCGCTTTAATCTCACCTCAGGCGCGACGATTATTCTAATTTGCGGTGTCAGTTACCTGATCAGCCTAAGCCTTAAAACTTGCCGTAACCAGCAATGGACGTAATGCCCCTGTGGACTACATTTTATGCCTAAAAAACTCACAAAAAATCAACAAAAAATTTTAGCGCTAATTACCACATTAAAGGGTGAAGTCAGTGCCCAAGATCTTCATTTTCAGATTAAGCAGCAAGGTCTTCGCATTGGTCTAGCAACCGTGTATCGCACCCTCAAACTCCTCAAAATTGAAGGGAAAATTCAAGAGCGCGTTACCCCCGACGGCGAATCTTTTTACAGCACCATCAACGCCGTTGACCACCATCACCACCATCTAAATTGCGTCAATTGCGGTGAATCCTACCCCATGGACAGTTGCCCCCTCAGCCACAAAATTAGTGAGTGGTGTAGCGAACAAAAATTCAAAGTTTACTACCACACCCTAGAGTTCTTTGGGCTATGTGAAACTTGCCAGCAAAATTACGATGAAGCCGAGTGTTTAAGCGCCAATTGATAATATTGCTCCGCATGGTGAATTAAACTCTGAGCCTTAATATCGTCAATATCTTTAATCCGTTTTGCCGGAACGCCCACCATCAGCGATCGCCGTGGTACATCCTTCGTCACCACACAGCCCGCGCCAATAATACTACCCGCGCCAACCCGCACCCCATCCAGCACGATCGCCCCAATCCCGATCAGCGAACCTCGTTCAATATGGGCACTATGAATCACAGCTTTATGACCCACTGTCACATAGTCTTCAAGCACCGTTAATTTTCCCGGATCGCCGTGCAATACCGCCCCATCCTGCACATTACTAAACTTACCGATCTCAATCCCTTCTAAATCGCCCCGCACAATTGCCCCATACCAAATACTTGCCCCCTCGGCGATCGCCACATTACCCAGCACCGTCGCATTTTTTGCCACAAAAGCCGCCCGACTGAGATCCGGTTTACCGAGAGATACATTCGACCAAGAGCGATCAGACATCACATCAATCCCAATACCAACAGAAGTTTCCGTATCTTATTATGAAATTCCCCGTTTCCTAAGTCCTAAAAAATGAAGCAGTACCAACAAGCCCTCCGCGTCCGCACCCAAGGTAAATCTCTACATATGATTACCTCAAAAATCAATACCTACGTCGCCGAATCAGGCATCACCACAGGACTATGCGTTGTTTTCGTCCGCCACACATCCGCCTCTTTGATCATCCAAGAAAATGCCGATCCCGATGTCCTCACTGATCTCGAAAACTTTATGACAAAACTTGTCCCCGAAGACGGTCGCTCCTACATCCACAGCGCCGAAGGCCCCGACGATATGCCCGCCCACATTCGCTCTATCCTCACCAAAACCTCCGAGCAAATTCCCGTTGCTGGTGGTCGTTTAGTGCTTGGGACTTGGCAGGGCATTTATCTCTGGGAACATCGCCAACGCAACCACAACCGCGAAATTGTCGTCCACATTTCCGGCGAGTAGCCTGCGAGCCTTTTGCCATTAGCGCATCGGTATGTTGTCAATAGGTAGCCACACAGAAAAAGTACTCCCAACGCCCATTTCTGACTGTAACTCTAAACGGCCATGGTGTTTTTTCGTAATAATTTCGTGGCTAATCGAAAGACCGAGACCCGTACCTTTTTCGCGTGGCTTTGTTGTAAAAAAATCATCGAAAATATGTTGTTTTATTGTTTCGGCAATACCATTAGCATTGTCACTGATTTGTACGCAAATAAAATCCTTTTGCTCTTCTAAACTATTAGCTTCAGAATCATGAAATTGGGTAAAAATTCGCAGCCTAATACTGGGCTGCCAATCTATTTCTGATTGAATTTTTCCAGCCTTTTGTTTGTCTTCGAGAGCATCTAAGGCATTGGCAAGGAGGTTAATAAAGACCTGACTCAACTGACCTGAATAACCCAAAATATCAGGCAAGTTGGCTTCGTAATTTTTTGTAACCATAACCCCATTTTTCTTTAAGCGATTATTTAGGATTAGTAATGTACTATCAAGGCATTCTGGTAGTTTGATAAGTTGCTGTTTTGTTTCATCAATACGGGAAAAATTACGCAGACTTGCAACGATTTCTGTCATGCGAACGGCACTAATTTCAACGCTCTGTAAAATTTTTGGTAGGTCTTCCTGGAGAAACTCAATATCCGCTTTTTGTCGTCGCTCGGCGATCGCCTTAGATGGATGGGGCATTTCATTTTGATAAGCCTGAACAAGGGCGAGCAAATCATCGAAGTACCGTTGCAAAAAGCTGATATTGCCATGGACACAGTTCACTGGATTTCGAATTTCATGGGCGATACCCGCAACCATCCGCCCTAAACTCGCCATTTTTTCCGTTTGTACCATGTGAGCGTGGGTTTGCTCGGTGAGAAGTTGACTCGTTAGTTTATGAATATGAGCTTGGGCGTAGAAAACTAATGGCACATCGATCAATGCATAGTCCCCATTTTGTCGCTCCACCACGATCGGTTCATACATTTGGCTACCTTCACGCTCTAGGGCAAACTGTGCAGCTTCCACCACTAAAGTCGATTCAGGCAAGATATTTACTGGGAAATTTTCAACGTTATACAGAGTACTTAAAGGGCGCTGGAGAAAAATTTCTAACGCATAGGGACGACTCATGCGCTTTAAAAAGCGTCGCCGCGAAATCATGCCATAAAAACGATTATTTTGAGTAAGGATAATACCGGGAATTATGGTGTCTGCTTCAAAGAGCTGTACTACATTTTTTGTGATATTTTTAGCATCGACGATAGTGTCATATAGCGTTAAATCACTTAAGGTAGATTCGATAGTTAGGTTTGCTAAACTT from [Limnothrix rosea] IAM M-220 encodes:
- a CDS encoding (Fe-S)-binding protein, with amino-acid sequence MTLSEPQINSFDAANPPEQKEIDSCVHCGFCLDTCPSYRVLGSEMDSPRGRIYLMDAIAKGEAEINAATVKHFDSCLGCLACTSACPSGVSYDELLTSMRSQIERNYQRPLGDRLFRWLIFNLFPYPARLRLLLPLLWFYQNSGLQWLVRKLGILKISARLEAMEMILPRVNLAQAKQNLPTVIAAKGEQRYRVGMLLGCVQRLFFSPVNEATARILTANGCEVVIPTSQGCCGALPAHQGQDGQAQAIARQMIDSFADQNVDFIMINAAGCGHTLKEYGRILKDDPDYAEKAVEFAAKVRDVQEFLAEVGLTAELSPVTDAPLPVAYQDACHLLHGQKISEQPRQLLRSIPHVQLREAADHTLCCGSAGVFNLLQPDIADELGDRKAKNLSKTGAKVIISANPGCSLQIKKHLQQQGEEIQLWHPMELLDFSIRGIKLD
- a CDS encoding cyclic nucleotide-binding domain-containing protein, translating into MTQNISGSSMWNFVGKLLNLVQTIEFQVGRSTVSLIEIVQLFFFIIITFILASYLSRFLKDRGLKKVIVDKGSRYIISNFISYGIGFFLLLVILQTTGFDVSILAVIGGGLGIGIGLGFQDFTKNFVSGLTLLTERKIKTGDYVKLGDLCGFVQEISTRAIVLKKKDGSSVVIPNSHFVENQIINFHYETDHVRLKIPVTVAYDSDTTLVTEVLLVAAYLDQSILQIPSPQVVFVGFGDNALCFELWVWIESDQMGFKEEITSSLHFTIEYKFRENQIKIPFPQRELWLHNINFSAFKSNVADHVPETNLPEKKTISAVKHTSISEPQISIRAALKKVVYFSHLSEFRLRQIIEIGRLKPLKDREVLFRENDPGDAFYIILSGRIEVYAETLKKQLAILEAGNFFGEMSLMLGVPRTATAKALENTLLFAITNQNFKVLLQKHPDFHEALVEELSNHQEELIRRKREMQEKGCLPSDEQEVNIVNWVRHRLKTLFSL
- a CDS encoding metal ABC transporter solute-binding protein, Zn/Mn family, translated to MLVRQKIILSGVLVGLSFGAVACGGEVVQAPQEAVVEEEQQEEERLNVMVSILPQQYFVEKIGGDRVNVQVMVPAGTEAETYEPKPQQLTDLSQADAYIATGIFFEEIWAERIKTANSEMVLIDSSAGIEKMTMVAHSHAHHDHGEGEHSDHNHGHGEEHAAHGDDLKDPHTWLSPKLAKVHAQNIYDVLVELEPASEAFFKENLEALLVEIDELNQAIAAALDNLSSRKFLVFHPAWGYFAEDYDLEQIPIEVEGQEPSAAELAELIKVAQAENIRVIFAQYQFNSQSAQTIADEIGGEVVFIDPLSPDWANNLKAIAAEIVAANAN
- a CDS encoding metal ABC transporter ATP-binding protein, whose translation is MTSVISLENVTAGYPQTPVLENINLTINHLDFMGIIGPNGGGKTTLLKVLLGLLKPQRGSVKILDKSVEQGRRYIGYVPQLLELDHTFPIKVKDVVSMGRLGKRRLFRRYNKKDHDIVRRSLDQVGMADKGDRPIGELSGGERQRVYVARALASEPQILLLDEPTANVDSRIQASIYELLKHLNQYMTIIMISHDLGAVSSYVKTVGCLNKTLHYHHNKVITPQMIEATYQCPVDLIAHGVPHRVFPDHNGDVDAPPSVHSHDCNHV
- a CDS encoding metal ABC transporter permease translates to MFEALQFEFMQNALMAGVLVSIACGIVGTFVVVNRIVFISGGIAHAAYGGIGLGYFFKFNPVWGAIAFALVSAMGMGWVEQKTKQRSDTLIGVMWAIGMAIGIILIDLTDGYKAGLESYLFGSLLAVPRQDLWLMLGLDILIIGIVTLLYKEFLAISFDCTYAITRNLPTDILYLLLVGLIALTVVMVMQIVGLIMVIALLTIPAAIAGQWRTEIKEIMMFSSLLGMLFTTMGLWMSYRFNLTSGATIILICGVSYLISLSLKTCRNQQWT
- a CDS encoding Fur family transcriptional regulator, with translation MPKKLTKNQQKILALITTLKGEVSAQDLHFQIKQQGLRIGLATVYRTLKLLKIEGKIQERVTPDGESFYSTINAVDHHHHHLNCVNCGESYPMDSCPLSHKISEWCSEQKFKVYYHTLEFFGLCETCQQNYDEAECLSAN
- a CDS encoding gamma carbonic anhydrase family protein translates to MSDRSWSNVSLGKPDLSRAAFVAKNATVLGNVAIAEGASIWYGAIVRGDLEGIEIGKFSNVQDGAVLHGDPGKLTVLEDYVTVGHKAVIHSAHIERGSLIGIGAIVLDGVRVGAGSIIGAGCVVTKDVPRRSLMVGVPAKRIKDIDDIKAQSLIHHAEQYYQLALKHSASS
- a CDS encoding secondary thiamine-phosphate synthase enzyme YjbQ, producing MKQYQQALRVRTQGKSLHMITSKINTYVAESGITTGLCVVFVRHTSASLIIQENADPDVLTDLENFMTKLVPEDGRSYIHSAEGPDDMPAHIRSILTKTSEQIPVAGGRLVLGTWQGIYLWEHRQRNHNREIVVHISGE
- a CDS encoding ATP-binding protein, producing MVSQPTRNLSTTYAESLANLTIESTLSDLTLYDTIVDAKNITKNVVQLFEADTIIPGIILTQNNRFYGMISRRRFLKRMSRPYALEIFLQRPLSTLYNVENFPVNILPESTLVVEAAQFALEREGSQMYEPIVVERQNGDYALIDVPLVFYAQAHIHKLTSQLLTEQTHAHMVQTEKMASLGRMVAGIAHEIRNPVNCVHGNISFLQRYFDDLLALVQAYQNEMPHPSKAIAERRQKADIEFLQEDLPKILQSVEISAVRMTEIVASLRNFSRIDETKQQLIKLPECLDSTLLILNNRLKKNGVMVTKNYEANLPDILGYSGQLSQVFINLLANALDALEDKQKAGKIQSEIDWQPSIRLRIFTQFHDSEANSLEEQKDFICVQISDNANGIAETIKQHIFDDFFTTKPREKGTGLGLSISHEIITKKHHGRLELQSEMGVGSTFSVWLPIDNIPMR